One region of Flavobacterium sp. KACC 22763 genomic DNA includes:
- a CDS encoding murein L,D-transpeptidase catalytic domain family protein: MIYKIYPLFVFLLLSFGKDSKNTADLKKNATVKTIAKVEKVTVDSKIESVYNSLNSNNFKMPELKTFSEALKGFYLLKERGVIKKNILTLIDFSLSSNTKRLWVIDLTSNTILFNSLVAHGRNTGEEFASTFSNLNSSFKSSLGFYATGEIYQGKHGASLRLDGLENGVNDNARERGVVMHGADYVSESFIRDHKRLGRSQGCPAVPVELTNEIIELIKDKSCLYIYHPSRSFAMEERLIS; this comes from the coding sequence ATGATTTACAAAATTTATCCGTTATTTGTGTTTTTGCTATTGTCTTTTGGAAAAGATTCAAAAAACACAGCAGATCTTAAAAAAAACGCGACTGTAAAGACGATTGCTAAAGTCGAAAAAGTTACAGTAGATTCTAAAATCGAAAGCGTTTATAATTCATTAAATTCCAACAACTTTAAAATGCCTGAGCTTAAAACTTTCTCAGAAGCTTTAAAAGGATTTTATTTGTTGAAAGAAAGAGGCGTGATTAAGAAAAACATCTTAACACTGATTGATTTCAGTTTGTCATCAAACACAAAACGTTTGTGGGTGATTGATTTAACTAGCAATACTATTTTGTTTAATTCTCTTGTAGCTCACGGTAGAAATACTGGTGAAGAGTTTGCTTCAACATTTTCAAACCTTAATTCATCATTTAAAAGCAGTTTAGGTTTTTATGCGACTGGCGAAATTTATCAGGGAAAACATGGTGCTTCTTTGCGTTTAGATGGTTTAGAGAATGGCGTAAATGACAATGCTCGCGAAAGAGGTGTTGTAATGCATGGCGCAGACTACGTTTCTGAATCTTTCATTAGAGATCATAAAAGATTAGGCAGAAGCCAAGGCTGTCCAGCAGTTCCAGTTGAATTGACAAATGAGATTATCGAATTAATAAAAGACAAATCGTGTTTATATATCTACCATCCGTCAAGAAGTTTTGCGATGGAAGAGAGGCTAATTTCTTAA
- a CDS encoding GNAT family N-acetyltransferase, with the protein MITIKEIPSKETYAVRQPVLRKGKPIESCVFEGDDLESTHHFGLFEGENLTGIISLFEKINPIFAAQNQAQIRGMAVLETHQKKGIGEALVRHCEAYCKNSKVDLIWFNARTAAVGFYQKMNYQPLGEAFEIKDVGEHYLMFKKL; encoded by the coding sequence ATGATTACAATTAAAGAAATTCCATCAAAAGAGACTTATGCTGTTCGTCAACCTGTTTTAAGAAAAGGAAAACCTATAGAAAGTTGCGTCTTTGAAGGAGATGATCTAGAATCTACTCATCATTTCGGCTTATTTGAAGGCGAAAATTTAACAGGAATTATTTCATTATTTGAAAAAATCAATCCTATATTTGCCGCTCAAAATCAAGCACAGATTCGAGGGATGGCTGTTTTAGAAACCCATCAGAAAAAAGGAATTGGCGAGGCTTTGGTAAGACATTGTGAAGCCTATTGCAAGAATAGCAAAGTCGACTTGATTTGGTTTAATGCCAGAACTGCCGCTGTCGGATTTTATCAAAAAATGAACTATCAGCCACTAGGCGAAGCATTTGAGATTAAAGATGTTGGCGAACATTATTTGATGTTTAAAAAATTATAA
- a CDS encoding L,D-transpeptidase family protein produces MRILYSLVVICFLMGCKKESPKPAPNIKKKAPAIILTDERTVEIDTALIGTFKSETLKQFYVASENQTVWGNLKKRTFVLSQLEKSEELGLNPEDYKISQLKKFESKAASLSDKDLVTYDILLTYNFEKYLSHIYKGKLDPKKLYTNWDLDEKEFDVNSVLIKGFNKNKLDSIVENIQPKTQIYKELLKALEIINTFPDDNVKTIESADKIVLNDTNPALTNIKKRLLYWNDMEGKDSLSNIYNHKTFEAVKRFQERHGLASDGVIGAGTIRALNYSKEDRKKQIIANLERWRWYPSELAENYFIINIPDYSLHVVENKDTTLVRNIVVGTNKRKTPIITSFLKTVVFNPTWTVPPTILKEDVVPAMKRNRNYLANKNITIYDTAGKVVSPMAWNENKPNNYRYVQSPGYDNSLGLMKILFPNHHSVYLHDTNHRNIFGRNNRSMSSGCVRVENPLELAQHILDVDGNWPQDRIDTIIASKTTMSFKITKKYALYQWYWTAWSKKNQLIFRADIYDLDSDLYAQLRN; encoded by the coding sequence ATGAGAATACTTTACTCTTTAGTAGTAATATGCTTTTTAATGGGCTGTAAAAAAGAAAGCCCAAAACCCGCACCTAATATCAAAAAAAAGGCACCGGCAATTATACTTACTGATGAGAGAACTGTCGAAATTGACACCGCATTAATAGGAACTTTTAAAAGCGAAACCTTAAAGCAATTTTACGTTGCATCTGAAAATCAAACCGTATGGGGCAATCTTAAAAAGAGAACTTTTGTTTTATCACAATTAGAAAAATCAGAAGAATTAGGCTTAAATCCGGAAGATTATAAAATTTCCCAACTAAAAAAATTCGAAAGCAAAGCAGCTTCACTTAGTGATAAAGACTTGGTTACGTATGATATTTTATTGACTTATAATTTTGAGAAATATCTAAGCCATATATATAAAGGAAAACTGGACCCTAAAAAATTGTACACCAATTGGGATTTGGATGAAAAAGAGTTTGATGTAAATTCTGTTTTAATTAAAGGTTTCAACAAGAACAAATTAGATAGTATTGTTGAAAACATTCAGCCTAAAACACAAATCTATAAAGAACTGCTAAAAGCCCTTGAAATCATTAACACTTTTCCAGATGACAATGTAAAAACTATTGAATCTGCTGATAAAATCGTTTTAAACGACACTAACCCTGCTTTAACAAACATTAAAAAAAGGCTTTTGTACTGGAACGATATGGAAGGAAAAGACAGTCTTTCTAATATTTACAACCACAAAACTTTTGAAGCCGTTAAAAGATTCCAAGAAAGGCACGGTTTAGCTTCAGACGGAGTTATTGGAGCAGGAACTATTCGTGCCTTAAACTATTCTAAAGAAGACAGAAAAAAACAGATAATTGCCAATTTGGAGCGTTGGAGATGGTATCCGTCAGAATTGGCTGAAAATTATTTTATTATCAATATTCCCGATTACAGCTTACATGTTGTTGAAAATAAAGACACCACTTTGGTTAGAAATATTGTGGTAGGAACAAACAAAAGAAAAACACCTATTATTACTTCATTCTTAAAAACGGTTGTTTTTAATCCGACTTGGACTGTTCCGCCAACGATTCTGAAAGAAGATGTCGTTCCTGCAATGAAAAGAAACCGAAATTATTTGGCTAATAAGAATATTACGATTTACGATACTGCCGGAAAGGTAGTTTCTCCTATGGCATGGAATGAAAACAAACCAAACAACTATCGTTATGTACAAAGCCCTGGTTATGACAATTCTTTGGGCTTAATGAAAATTTTATTCCCAAATCATCATAGTGTTTATCTGCACGACACCAATCACCGAAATATTTTTGGCCGCAATAACCGTTCTATGAGTTCTGGATGCGTACGTGTCGAAAATCCGCTGGAACTTGCCCAACATATATTGGATGTTGACGGGAACTGGCCGCAAGACAGAATTGACACTATTATTGCGAGCAAAACAACAATGAGCTTCAAGATTACCAAAAAGTACGCTTTATATCAGTGGTATTGGACAGCTTGGAGCAAAAAAAATCAGCTCATTTTCAGAGCTGATATTTATGATTTAGATTCGGATTTATATGCGCAATTAAGAAATTAG
- a CDS encoding carboxypeptidase-like regulatory domain-containing protein, translating into MKINRVISIVVFLLVQISFGQKSDIKLLIGKVQEQSTPVEGVNIINNATQAATVSDSDGGFSIAVREGDVLVFSAVNLDPVKHRITAEDMNTGFLVVKMTAKEVELKEVVVNENANITAENLGIIPYGQKKYTPAERKVYTATSTSVDKLLNAISGRTAMLKKEVNIEKKEALFRKLEYLFEENYYTNRLKIPVDDIRGFQLFCVDDTDFAVSLNTKNKTMSMFLITDLARKYLTILENEK; encoded by the coding sequence GTGAAAATAAATAGAGTTATATCGATTGTTGTTTTTCTTTTGGTTCAAATAAGTTTTGGGCAAAAAAGTGATATTAAGCTATTAATAGGGAAGGTGCAGGAGCAATCTACTCCTGTTGAGGGGGTAAATATTATAAACAATGCTACTCAGGCCGCAACAGTTTCGGATTCTGATGGCGGTTTTTCAATTGCGGTTAGAGAAGGAGATGTTTTGGTTTTTTCTGCGGTAAACTTAGATCCGGTTAAACATAGAATCACTGCGGAAGACATGAATACGGGCTTTTTGGTTGTAAAAATGACTGCTAAAGAAGTAGAGTTGAAAGAAGTGGTGGTGAATGAAAATGCAAATATAACTGCCGAAAATTTGGGAATTATTCCATACGGACAAAAAAAATATACGCCTGCTGAGCGAAAGGTTTATACCGCAACTTCAACATCAGTAGATAAGCTTTTAAATGCAATTTCGGGACGAACTGCGATGCTGAAAAAAGAAGTGAATATAGAGAAAAAAGAAGCTCTTTTTAGAAAACTCGAATATCTTTTTGAAGAGAATTATTATACGAATCGATTAAAGATTCCTGTAGATGATATAAGAGGATTTCAATTATTTTGTGTAGATGATACCGATTTTGCTGTATCTTTGAATACTAAAAACAAAACAATGAGTATGTTTTTAATCACAGATCTAGCAAGAAAATATCTAACAATTCTCGAAAATGAAAAATAA
- the pepE gene encoding dipeptidase PepE: protein MKSIIIASTSTLHGGNYLEYILPTLKTHFKNCKTILFIPYARPSGISHDEYTKKAAEAFNTINISVKGIHEFENPQDAIKNAEGIFTGGGNTFLLVTQLYKNNIMQLLSETVKNGTPYLGSSAGSNICGLSMQTTNDMPIIYPPSFQTLGLIPFNLNPHYLDADLQSKHMGETRETRIKEFHAFNSIPVLGLREGSWLEVKGEKITLKGDLSARLFQQNQEAQELETESDLSYLK, encoded by the coding sequence ATGAAAAGCATTATCATTGCAAGCACTTCTACTTTGCACGGAGGCAACTACTTAGAATATATTTTACCTACTTTAAAAACACATTTTAAAAATTGTAAAACAATCTTATTTATTCCTTATGCTCGCCCAAGCGGAATTTCGCATGACGAGTATACAAAAAAAGCCGCAGAAGCTTTTAACACAATCAACATCAGCGTCAAAGGAATTCATGAATTTGAAAACCCGCAGGACGCAATAAAAAACGCTGAAGGAATCTTCACAGGAGGAGGCAATACTTTTTTATTGGTTACCCAACTTTATAAAAACAATATTATGCAGCTGCTTTCTGAAACCGTAAAAAACGGCACACCATATCTAGGATCAAGTGCAGGAAGCAATATCTGCGGTTTGTCAATGCAAACAACAAACGACATGCCTATTATTTACCCTCCAAGTTTTCAGACTTTAGGATTAATTCCTTTCAACTTAAATCCGCATTATCTAGATGCCGATTTACAATCTAAACACATGGGAGAAACTCGCGAAACAAGAATTAAAGAATTTCACGCATTTAATTCAATTCCAGTTTTAGGCTTAAGAGAAGGAAGCTGGCTAGAAGTTAAAGGAGAAAAAATTACCTTAAAGGGAGATCTATCCGCTCGTTTGTTCCAACAAAACCAAGAAGCTCAGGAATTAGAAACTGAAAGCGATTTAAGTTATCTGAAATAA
- a CDS encoding carboxypeptidase-like regulatory domain-containing protein, producing the protein MLQKITCFLIIVAGQACWSQSQDRSVFSGKVVSNTSDLEGIHVINAQTEETVTTNALGSFSISAKADDVLVFSSISFKEKRVLLKQEDFSNLNFAVNLTMIMYQLQEVIVKRYDNINAESLGVIPIGQKKYTAAERKLQTATALNATANGGAMAGGSISADPLLNFFSGRTAMLKKEVAVEKKEFFMRLLENMFTLEHFVERLKIPADYVKGFEYYAVENEKFTVILNSKNKTSTEFLLGELAVKYKEMIAGENK; encoded by the coding sequence TTGCTTCAGAAAATTACTTGTTTTTTAATTATTGTGGCGGGGCAGGCTTGCTGGTCACAAAGCCAAGATCGCTCTGTTTTTAGTGGTAAAGTGGTTTCAAATACTTCAGATTTGGAAGGCATACATGTAATCAATGCGCAAACAGAAGAAACTGTGACAACAAATGCTTTGGGATCTTTTTCGATTTCTGCAAAAGCAGATGATGTTCTGGTTTTTTCTTCAATAAGTTTTAAAGAAAAAAGAGTTTTATTGAAACAGGAAGATTTTTCAAATCTCAATTTTGCTGTCAATCTTACTATGATTATGTATCAATTGCAAGAGGTTATTGTAAAGAGATATGATAATATTAATGCTGAAAGTTTGGGAGTAATTCCTATAGGGCAGAAGAAATATACTGCAGCAGAACGTAAACTGCAAACAGCGACTGCCTTGAATGCGACTGCAAATGGGGGGGCAATGGCTGGAGGTTCGATTTCTGCAGATCCGTTACTAAATTTTTTCTCAGGTAGAACGGCTATGCTTAAGAAAGAAGTTGCAGTAGAAAAAAAGGAATTTTTTATGAGGCTTTTGGAAAATATGTTTACTCTGGAGCATTTTGTTGAAAGATTAAAAATCCCAGCAGATTATGTTAAAGGTTTTGAGTATTATGCTGTAGAGAATGAGAAATTTACTGTGATTTTGAATTCTAAAAATAAAACTTCTACGGAGTTTTTGCTTGGAGAGTTGGCTGTAAAGTATAAAGAAATGATTGCTGGTGAAAATAAATAG